From Micromonospora rifamycinica, a single genomic window includes:
- a CDS encoding precorrin-4 C11-methyltransferase, protein MSEVGRPVVCPAWCRGCGPNDPMHRGYLATVGRERTGWVSLQLLVDRFVRREAAVKLDATRYGMNQTVLLSPGQVDRLVEELAQARRLMRAPVGRAGEGR, encoded by the coding sequence GTGAGTGAGGTGGGGCGGCCGGTGGTCTGCCCGGCGTGGTGCCGGGGGTGCGGGCCGAACGACCCGATGCACCGGGGGTACCTCGCCACGGTGGGGCGGGAGCGGACCGGCTGGGTGAGCCTGCAACTGCTCGTCGACCGGTTCGTCCGGCGCGAGGCGGCGGTCAAGCTGGACGCGACCCGGTACGGCATGAACCAGACCGTGCTGCTGTCGCCCGGTCAGGTCGACCGGCTCGTCGAGGAGCTGGCCCAGGCGCGGCGGCTGATGCGGGCACCGGTCGGCAGGGCGGGGGAGGGGCGGTGA
- a CDS encoding DapH/DapD/GlmU-related protein produces MSSDRFMRIHSPEFQAMAARVLRVTQLTSRLNSLPFDDEAGKAELFAQILGRPLPPRVTIYPPFYTDHGLRLELAERVFVNQNCTFLDYAGIRLAEGVLVGPRVTFITGGHPVDPQERREWLTGAPIDVAENVWIGAGATILPGVSIGRDAVVAAGAVVADDVPPATLVTGPKASVRRQW; encoded by the coding sequence ATGTCCAGCGACCGCTTCATGCGTATCCACAGCCCCGAGTTCCAGGCGATGGCCGCCCGGGTCCTGCGGGTCACCCAGCTCACGTCCCGGCTGAACAGCCTTCCGTTCGACGACGAAGCAGGCAAAGCGGAGTTGTTCGCGCAGATCCTCGGCCGACCGCTGCCGCCGAGGGTCACCATCTACCCGCCGTTCTACACCGACCACGGCCTGCGCCTGGAACTCGCCGAGCGGGTGTTCGTCAACCAGAACTGCACGTTCCTGGACTATGCCGGCATCCGGCTCGCCGAGGGTGTGCTGGTCGGCCCGAGGGTCACCTTCATCACCGGCGGTCACCCGGTCGATCCGCAGGAACGGCGGGAGTGGCTGACCGGTGCGCCCATCGACGTGGCCGAGAACGTGTGGATCGGGGCCGGCGCGACGATCCTGCCGGGCGTCAGCATCGGCCGGGACGCCGTGGTGGCGGCCGGCGCGGTGGTCGCCGACGACGTCCCGCCCGCCACCCTGGTCACCGGCCCCAAAGCGTCGGTACGCCGCCAGTGGTGA